The Deltaproteobacteria bacterium DNA window ATCGGTCTCAGCCTGCCCATTTACTCCGGAGGTCTGGGCATCCTGGCCGGAGACCATCTCAAGTCAGCCAGCGACCTGAACATTCCCCTTGTGGGCATCGGGCTCTGCTACCAGAAGGGCTACTTCCGCCAATATCTGACCCAGGACGGCTGGCAGCAGGAACGCTATCCGGTCAACGACTTCACCCTGATGCCCATGACCATCGTCCGGGACCGGGACGGCAGGCAACTGGAAATCTCCCTACAGCTCCAGGACCGGGAACTCAAGGCTCGATTGTGGGAGGTCAAGGTCGGCCGGATCGTGCTCTATCTGCTGGACACCAACATCGCCTCCAATCCGCCGGACTTCCGCGAAATCACGGCCGAACTCTACGGCGGAGACCTGGAGATGCGCATTCGCCAGGAGTTTCTCCTGGGCATCGGCGGTCTCAAGGCCCTCCACGCCATGGGCCTCGACCCCAAAGTCATCCACATGAACGAGGGCCACTCGGCCTTTGCAGGCCTGGAGCGGATCAGAACCTTCATGGCCGACCACTCCATGTCCTTCGAAGCCGCCCTCGAACTCAACGCCTCCAGCAGCGTCTTCACCACCCACACCCCCGTGCCGGCCGGGAACGACCGCTTCCCCGCCGATCTCATGTTCCGCTACTTCGACCGGTATGCCCGAGACCTCGGTCTGGCCTTCAAGGTCTTTCTGGCCCTTGGGCGGGAAAACCCCTGGGACGACAACGAGACCTTCTGCATGACCGTCCTGGCCCTGAAGCTCTCCCGATTCAGCAACGGAGTCAGCAAGCTTCACGGCAAGGTTTCCAGAAAAATGTGGCAGCGTGTCTGGCCCCAATACCCCCAGGAGGACGTGCCCATCGGGGCCATTACCAACGGGATTCACATCCCCACCTGGGTGGCCCCGGCCAATGCCGCCCTGTTCGATCGCTACCTGGGCATCAACTGGCGGGAGGACCCGGACTGCGAAAAGGCCTGGGCCAAATCCCAGATCATCCCGGACACCGAACTCTGGAGAACCCGGGAACGGCTTCGTGAACGTCTAGTGGACTACGTCCGCATCCGGCTCAAGGTCCAAATCATGGCCAGGGGAGGCCGACGAAAGGACATCATGGCCGCCGAGGAGGTCCTCGATCCCCGGGCCCTGACCATCGGCTTCGCCCGCCGTTTCGCGACCTACAAGCGGGCCTACCTGCTTCTCAAGGACAAAGACCGCTTCCTGCGTATTCTTTCGGATATCGAACGCCCCGTGCAGTTCATCCTGGCCGGCAAGGCCCATCCCCAGGACAACGAGGGCAAGAAGATCATCCAGCAGCTCATCCAATTCGCCATGGAATCCAAGGCCCGCCGAAAGATCGTCTTCCTCGAGGACTACGACATGGAGGTGGCCCGTTATCTGGTCCAGGGCTGCGACATCTGGCTCAATACCCCCCGTCGGCCCCTGGAGGCCTGCGGCACGAGCGGGATGAAGGCCATGGCCAACGGTGTTTTGAACTTCAGCACCCTGGACGGATGGTGGGACGAGGCCTACAAGCCCGACAACAGCCTCGGCTGGGCCATCGGCCGAGGTGAGGAATACGAGGACTTGGAATACCAGGATTTCGTCGAGAGTCAGACCCTCTACAACATCCTGGAAAAGGACATCATCCCCCTCTTCTATGACCGCGGCCAGACCGGACTGCCCAGGGCCTGGATCGCCAAGATGAAAAACGAATTCCAGTTCTTGAACCCGGTATTCAACGCCCACCGCATGGTCGAGGAATACACGAAGACAGCCTACATCCCGGCCATGAACAACTTCGTGCGCCTGTCAGCCGACGAGATGAAGCCTGCCAAGGAACTGGCCGCCTGGCGCATGGATCTGATGACCAAATGGGGCCAGATCAAGGTCCGGAACGTCCAGGCCCGCAGCGACGAGGAAATTTTCGTCGACGAGC harbors:
- a CDS encoding glycosyltransferase family 1 protein codes for the protein MRPLHIYSVVPRLPENLRPLWDLAYNMWYTWKHDVADLFAQIDRHLWYRSECNPVRFLNMLPQPVLEDLAKDEFFLARLEESKSSLDHYLGRTTSAVAFERPDAKPVVAYFSLEYGIGLSLPIYSGGLGILAGDHLKSASDLNIPLVGIGLCYQKGYFRQYLTQDGWQQERYPVNDFTLMPMTIVRDRDGRQLEISLQLQDRELKARLWEVKVGRIVLYLLDTNIASNPPDFREITAELYGGDLEMRIRQEFLLGIGGLKALHAMGLDPKVIHMNEGHSAFAGLERIRTFMADHSMSFEAALELNASSSVFTTHTPVPAGNDRFPADLMFRYFDRYARDLGLAFKVFLALGRENPWDDNETFCMTVLALKLSRFSNGVSKLHGKVSRKMWQRVWPQYPQEDVPIGAITNGIHIPTWVAPANAALFDRYLGINWREDPDCEKAWAKSQIIPDTELWRTRERLRERLVDYVRIRLKVQIMARGGRRKDIMAAEEVLDPRALTIGFARRFATYKRAYLLLKDKDRFLRILSDIERPVQFILAGKAHPQDNEGKKIIQQLIQFAMESKARRKIVFLEDYDMEVARYLVQGCDIWLNTPRRPLEACGTSGMKAMANGVLNFSTLDGWWDEAYKPDNSLGWAIGRGEEYEDLEYQDFVESQTLYNILEKDIIPLFYDRGQTGLPRAWIAKMKNEFQFLNPVFNAHRMVEEYTKTAYIPAMNNFVRLSADEMKPAKELAAWRMDLMTKWGQIKVRNVQARSDEEIFVDEPIPVQAEIMLDGLRPDDIQAEIYAGPLDHEGAFLSRTTMPMQATDTVTPDGWRIYAGKLRPDNSGRYGFTVRVLPHHPLLLDPHSLGLIHWAFPEGN